One genomic window of Fibrobacter sp. UWT2 includes the following:
- a CDS encoding ABC transporter permease yields MQTLKHIGIIALNTFRESIRDKILYNIGFLAIAMTLFSIVLGEWSVFDRAYVIKSTTLSVMSLSGLLISIFVGISLVQKEIQRRTVLTLLSKPISRASFIVGKYFGLLAVVAVHLTLLTGIYYVMLFLTGSAPTLSLLTAIYLIFCEMAVVIAVALLFSSFSSTVLSALFTLGVYFAGHLSDQLLEQVRFATRMGELNGTSSMLFQKAAEVIHAIFPGLYRYNVTTYVVHGVALPDMYVFWNSIYALGYIGLFLAVASWWFSRRDFL; encoded by the coding sequence GTGCAGACGCTTAAGCATATCGGCATTATTGCCCTCAATACGTTCCGCGAATCCATTCGCGACAAGATTCTTTATAACATCGGGTTTTTGGCCATCGCCATGACTTTGTTCAGCATTGTGCTTGGTGAATGGTCGGTGTTTGACCGCGCCTACGTGATCAAGTCCACGACTCTTTCGGTGATGAGCCTTTCGGGCTTGTTGATTTCGATTTTCGTGGGCATTAGCCTAGTGCAAAAGGAAATCCAGCGCAGAACAGTGCTTACGCTGTTGTCGAAACCCATTAGCCGAGCCTCATTTATCGTGGGCAAGTACTTTGGACTTTTGGCGGTAGTGGCGGTGCACCTGACGCTGTTGACCGGCATTTACTACGTGATGCTGTTCCTCACGGGTTCCGCTCCGACGCTTAGTCTGCTTACGGCCATCTACCTGATTTTCTGCGAAATGGCGGTGGTGATTGCAGTGGCGCTCCTGTTCAGCAGCTTCAGCAGCACGGTGCTTTCGGCACTCTTCACGCTGGGTGTCTACTTTGCGGGCCACTTGAGCGACCAGCTCTTGGAACAGGTCCGCTTTGCCACCCGCATGGGCGAACTCAACGGAACGTCGAGCATGCTTTTCCAGAAAGCCGCCGAAGTCATTCACGCGATTTTCCCGGGACTGTACCGCTACAATGTGACGACTTACGTGGTGCATGGCGTGGCGCTCCCCGATATGTATGTGTTCTGGAATAGCATTTATGCGCTGGGCTACATCGGCTTGTTCCTCGCGGTTGCAAGCTGGTGGTTTAGCCGGAGGGACTTCTTATGA
- a CDS encoding type IV pilus twitching motility protein PilT, giving the protein MRNQYMAKVLVHNKVVTEAQVKAHWGEVTDKKDIGQVLVDAGILPPPMYIKVLAFVKNLEAKAAAEGGSAPAAAPASVASAAPQKQSTARFEAPPASAPSVAPAQPAPSEGLQIEGNSSLYGEVSTSNVEVEAVAGLESTSISTVQVQAEAEEEATGEDAEKLPSRFAILTGEGTPVEAPEKIRPMTNLSQIIAFARKFGATDIYLYADRPVVMRQSGALFVASDDVLDLSRINERLDEAAKGFSDGYKIVVGKNFSKTIGLAGVGRARITVTWNGTNPSVSIRVIPQESTTLENLYLPAFCNQFTELNSGLVLVAGPAASGRSTTISTFAETIAANRDVYIQTVEKPIERVLQNPRGAIAQREVGLHVRSGVEGVELAMQSGADVILFDYLENMDELAMLLRASNAGALVFAVTAGNNIHALLSRLLSSVSAEKRTAFANSLAEQLKGIIVQHLIPIVQNQGQVLAVEAAKMNSTMANMLRRGEISQLSASISSQKDQGISLDDSLQKCVESGYIEGAEAWKRACDSRRFAAYRAQN; this is encoded by the coding sequence ATGAGAAACCAATACATGGCGAAAGTCCTTGTGCATAACAAGGTCGTTACAGAAGCTCAGGTTAAAGCCCATTGGGGTGAAGTTACCGACAAGAAGGATATTGGTCAGGTTCTTGTAGATGCAGGAATCCTTCCGCCTCCGATGTACATCAAGGTGCTTGCCTTTGTGAAGAATCTTGAGGCGAAGGCTGCCGCCGAAGGTGGTAGCGCTCCTGCCGCAGCACCTGCAAGTGTTGCTTCCGCGGCTCCGCAAAAGCAGTCAACCGCACGCTTCGAGGCTCCTCCGGCCTCGGCCCCGTCGGTAGCGCCCGCACAGCCCGCTCCCTCCGAAGGTTTACAGATTGAAGGTAACAGCAGCTTGTATGGCGAAGTTTCGACCTCCAATGTGGAAGTCGAAGCGGTCGCGGGCCTCGAATCGACCAGCATCAGCACGGTGCAGGTGCAGGCCGAAGCCGAAGAAGAAGCAACTGGCGAAGATGCCGAAAAGTTGCCGAGCCGCTTTGCGATTTTGACCGGCGAAGGAACGCCCGTCGAAGCTCCTGAAAAGATTCGCCCGATGACGAACCTTTCGCAGATTATCGCTTTCGCCCGTAAGTTCGGTGCAACGGACATTTACCTGTATGCGGATCGTCCGGTGGTGATGCGCCAGTCGGGCGCGCTCTTTGTCGCCTCGGATGATGTCCTAGATCTGTCCCGCATCAATGAACGTTTGGACGAAGCTGCCAAGGGATTCTCGGACGGCTACAAGATTGTTGTCGGTAAGAACTTTAGCAAAACGATTGGCTTGGCCGGTGTCGGTCGCGCCCGTATCACGGTCACGTGGAACGGCACCAATCCGAGTGTTTCGATTCGCGTGATTCCGCAGGAATCGACGACACTCGAAAACTTGTACCTGCCGGCATTCTGCAACCAGTTTACGGAACTGAACAGTGGCCTTGTACTTGTGGCGGGCCCTGCAGCTAGCGGTCGCTCGACGACGATTTCCACTTTCGCCGAAACGATTGCAGCTAATCGTGATGTTTATATCCAGACGGTTGAAAAGCCTATTGAACGTGTGCTCCAGAATCCGCGCGGCGCCATTGCCCAGCGTGAAGTCGGCTTGCATGTGCGTTCGGGTGTCGAAGGTGTGGAACTTGCCATGCAGAGTGGCGCCGATGTCATCTTGTTCGACTATCTGGAAAATATGGATGAACTTGCAATGCTGTTGCGCGCATCCAATGCCGGCGCCTTGGTATTCGCCGTAACGGCGGGCAACAACATTCACGCTCTGCTTTCCCGTTTGCTTTCGTCGGTGTCTGCCGAAAAGCGTACGGCCTTTGCGAACTCGCTCGCTGAACAGCTCAAGGGAATTATCGTACAGCACTTGATTCCGATTGTGCAGAATCAGGGCCAGGTGCTGGCTGTCGAAGCTGCCAAGATGAATTCGACGATGGCGAACATGCTCCGCCGCGGCGAGATCTCGCAGCTTTCTGCTTCGATCAGCAGCCAGAAGGATCAGGGCATTTCGCTGGATGATTCTTTGCAGAAGTGCGTGGAATCCGGTTACATTGAAGGTGCCGAGGCTTGGAAACGCGCCTGCGACAGTCGCCGTTTTGCCGCTTACAGGGCTCAGAACTAA
- a CDS encoding ATPase, T2SS/T4P/T4SS family: MATEIESLLEYTLNVGASELVITEGAASAVRLAGKVCAIPDAPAVETGSLRNFLNSMDGESGTVMGGPWCGSKWRVHYNRTALGSSAIFRPVLDECPDFTALGVPESMMNLLGIRSGLVVFSGPACSGKTTSATAYVSALCQSGIMRVSLLDPDAEMPVKRGDSLVLENSTGTIPEKMEQALRSGIDLIWLGNFEGQSLIPVLRAAEAGALVVLTVTAGNAVGALDALLSSESLENRDMACNMLASVLKAVVVQRLLPGAQGVVPAWEILYGTQNVASKIRSGEHYTLPSIIAASASEGMMLMDDCLAELVKAGYVSQEDAIRVVSNPARLG; the protein is encoded by the coding sequence ATGGCTACAGAAATTGAATCTTTGCTGGAATATACGCTGAATGTGGGCGCCTCTGAATTGGTGATTACCGAAGGTGCTGCCTCTGCGGTACGCTTGGCGGGTAAGGTTTGTGCCATTCCCGATGCTCCTGCGGTTGAAACGGGTTCCCTTCGCAATTTCTTGAATTCTATGGATGGCGAATCGGGTACGGTCATGGGCGGCCCCTGGTGCGGCTCCAAGTGGCGCGTGCATTATAACCGTACGGCTTTGGGTAGCTCCGCTATTTTCCGCCCGGTACTCGATGAATGCCCGGACTTTACGGCGCTGGGCGTTCCCGAATCCATGATGAACTTGCTCGGAATCCGCTCGGGCCTGGTGGTCTTTAGTGGCCCTGCCTGCAGCGGAAAGACGACCTCTGCGACGGCTTATGTGTCGGCTCTTTGCCAGTCGGGCATTATGCGTGTGAGTCTGTTGGATCCTGATGCCGAAATGCCTGTAAAGCGCGGCGACAGCTTGGTGCTTGAAAATTCTACGGGAACGATTCCCGAAAAAATGGAACAGGCGCTCCGCAGTGGAATCGACTTGATTTGGCTCGGTAATTTCGAAGGCCAATCGCTGATTCCGGTGCTGCGTGCTGCTGAAGCGGGTGCCCTTGTTGTGCTTACGGTGACTGCCGGTAATGCGGTGGGCGCGCTCGATGCTTTGCTTTCTTCGGAATCACTTGAAAACCGCGATATGGCATGCAATATGCTCGCTTCTGTACTGAAGGCTGTCGTGGTGCAGCGTTTGTTGCCGGGTGCCCAGGGCGTTGTGCCTGCTTGGGAAATCCTTTACGGCACGCAGAACGTGGCTTCTAAAATCCGTAGTGGCGAACATTACACCTTGCCTTCGATTATTGCGGCTTCCGCTTCCGAAGGCATGATGCTTATGGATGACTGCTTGGCGGAACTTGTAAAGGCGGGCTATGTATCTCAGGAAGATGCAATCCGCGTGGTTTCGAATCCGGCTCGCTTAGGGTAA
- a CDS encoding patatin-like phospholipase family protein: MRNGLGKFVAAIALCATWAFSGENAASKGAPSLDLLKASADSIASATATDSSKANSLKTVLYLGGGERSPWFQLGVLYAIEEYGIPVDSVVATSWGAWIASLWTRGVPLDDIQVLMLDSTIAPFVGHDLTAAESEYGYQKRDAYEMPISLSGMPSIRSRYSVVMDTSRSIHVEKKALTMDSMQVVRALAKLRFQESLYRQRQNARIPLSLQSCESGKPVVVESTIPQVIASLPLWGQDSAGVSGELCPYYALPIEDNARELSIIVVSDPLRAPIVGDERMRLIKQHAGEILASQPGVIVRAHTILDTNRAVWIQSGFSSFEKQLSSFKILNGRRQDYSAGRISAKPWFRFEPSYNGLSSEVQNAVKAYWVESDTAMIAPENFALDLLQNPAYDSLRLDMQPSGNVAVETAVHPTLDLAAGGFGSNMIGPNAYAEATVHYVDHVEIELVLAGFWGGNSYGIRPRLNISKLWNRHWDLQFGYDYMKLVPLKSYNRNINRGLRIESEERSDLTMNLLYTVDRFQRVSAEFMFGSRYYDLDTAYYGDRVIKTYPVSPMLHYRYLNGADDNWFADDGYVLNVWGGFESIGFDDGIIDVVPIYWKLLADARYTISPVRFVTLNVAAAGAIERYHDEGHGYVSPKSIGKAPLDVAYRQHAAATPWSTEWYHPELSSHEYAMLRFNGGLHGNYLGAWLFGAYYHDFEGSPEAELDENKFVFEPALRFAYRSVTAYAGISRIVDYGTFGDLTHLSGYNYFIRIGNYSF, from the coding sequence GTGCGGAATGGGTTAGGCAAATTTGTCGCGGCGATTGCGCTGTGCGCAACGTGGGCTTTCTCGGGCGAGAATGCCGCATCAAAAGGTGCACCGTCTCTAGATTTGCTGAAGGCGTCTGCTGATTCTATTGCGAGTGCGACCGCTACGGATTCCTCAAAGGCGAATTCACTCAAGACGGTTCTCTACTTGGGTGGCGGTGAGCGTTCTCCCTGGTTCCAGCTGGGCGTGCTTTATGCTATCGAAGAGTACGGCATCCCTGTAGATTCCGTGGTGGCGACATCTTGGGGCGCATGGATTGCTTCTTTGTGGACGCGAGGCGTTCCCCTGGATGATATCCAGGTGCTGATGCTGGATTCTACTATCGCACCCTTTGTGGGTCATGATCTTACGGCTGCAGAAAGCGAATATGGCTATCAAAAGCGAGATGCTTATGAAATGCCGATTTCGCTGTCGGGAATGCCTTCGATCAGATCCCGCTACAGTGTGGTGATGGATACTTCCCGCTCGATTCACGTCGAAAAGAAAGCTCTGACGATGGATTCCATGCAGGTGGTGCGTGCCCTTGCAAAGCTGCGTTTTCAAGAAAGCCTTTACCGTCAGCGACAAAATGCCCGCATCCCATTGTCGCTGCAGTCTTGCGAATCGGGAAAGCCCGTTGTCGTCGAAAGTACTATTCCGCAGGTGATTGCTTCGCTCCCGCTCTGGGGACAAGATTCTGCAGGAGTGTCTGGCGAACTTTGCCCTTATTACGCCTTGCCTATCGAAGACAATGCGCGAGAGCTTTCGATTATCGTCGTGTCTGATCCGTTGCGTGCACCTATCGTGGGCGATGAACGGATGCGCTTGATCAAACAGCATGCTGGCGAAATTCTTGCGAGTCAGCCCGGCGTTATTGTTCGTGCCCATACGATTCTAGATACGAATCGTGCGGTTTGGATTCAGTCCGGATTTTCTTCTTTCGAAAAGCAACTGTCCAGTTTCAAGATCTTGAATGGGCGCCGTCAAGATTATTCTGCGGGCCGTATCTCGGCGAAACCTTGGTTCCGCTTCGAGCCTTCTTATAACGGTCTCTCTTCCGAGGTGCAAAATGCGGTGAAGGCTTATTGGGTGGAATCCGATACGGCAATGATCGCTCCCGAGAATTTCGCCTTGGATTTGCTGCAGAATCCTGCTTACGATTCCTTGCGTTTAGATATGCAGCCTAGCGGTAATGTCGCTGTTGAAACGGCGGTACATCCGACGCTGGACCTTGCTGCGGGTGGCTTTGGTTCCAATATGATTGGCCCCAACGCCTACGCCGAAGCGACGGTGCATTATGTGGACCATGTCGAAATTGAGTTGGTCTTGGCTGGCTTCTGGGGTGGAAATTCCTACGGAATTCGCCCGCGCCTGAATATTTCAAAGTTGTGGAACCGCCATTGGGATTTGCAATTTGGCTACGATTACATGAAGCTGGTTCCGCTGAAGTCTTATAACCGCAATATCAATCGGGGACTTCGTATAGAATCTGAAGAACGCAGTGACTTGACGATGAACCTGTTGTATACGGTGGACCGTTTCCAGCGGGTTTCGGCGGAGTTTATGTTTGGTTCCAGGTACTATGACCTGGATACGGCTTACTATGGCGATCGTGTCATCAAGACTTATCCCGTGTCGCCTATGCTGCATTACCGCTACTTGAATGGCGCTGACGACAACTGGTTTGCTGATGACGGCTACGTTCTGAATGTCTGGGGTGGCTTTGAATCGATTGGCTTTGATGATGGCATTATCGATGTGGTGCCCATCTACTGGAAGCTTCTAGCCGATGCCCGCTATACGATTTCGCCGGTGCGTTTCGTGACATTGAATGTGGCTGCTGCTGGCGCCATTGAACGTTACCACGACGAAGGCCACGGTTATGTTTCGCCTAAGTCCATCGGGAAGGCTCCTCTGGATGTTGCGTACCGTCAGCATGCCGCGGCAACGCCTTGGTCTACCGAATGGTACCATCCGGAACTTTCATCTCATGAATATGCAATGCTGCGGTTTAACGGAGGCTTGCACGGGAACTATCTAGGCGCTTGGTTATTCGGTGCCTACTACCACGACTTCGAAGGCAGCCCCGAAGCGGAATTGGACGAAAACAAATTCGTGTTTGAACCGGCTCTGCGTTTTGCATACCGCTCGGTCACCGCTTATGCGGGAATCAGCCGTATCGTAGATTACGGCACCTTTGGTGATTTGACTCATTTGAGCGGATACAATTACTTTATCCGCATCGGAAACTATAGCTTTTAA
- the tsaD gene encoding tRNA (adenosine(37)-N6)-threonylcarbamoyltransferase complex transferase subunit TsaD has translation MIWLGIESSCDETACAILQDDPVKVLSNPLYSQIDEHALYGGVVPEIAARAHLQKISPIAEAAVKEAGIELKDIDAIAYTTGPGLMGPLLVGASFAKGLARDLQIPAYGMNHLEGHLAAAWLTHPEIEPPFLTLTVSGGHTELVLEEPGFKYTSIGRTRDDAAGEAFDKCGKLLGLKYPAGATISRLGKDGNRKFVDFPRALHVHDNCEFSFSGLKTAVLRYTETHDPEFIQKNIGDICASLEDAIVDSLVTKTITALKKTKMKTLVVGGGVSANAWLRTRLQDYCDKHGIMFCIPERSLSTDNGAMIAAAAIRRKRQGKLISVNEVKPWMPLAI, from the coding sequence ATGATTTGGCTTGGAATTGAATCCAGCTGCGACGAAACCGCCTGCGCCATTCTGCAAGACGATCCCGTAAAAGTTCTTTCGAATCCTCTTTACAGTCAGATTGACGAACACGCCCTTTACGGCGGCGTGGTTCCTGAAATCGCTGCACGTGCGCACTTGCAAAAGATTTCGCCGATTGCAGAAGCAGCCGTCAAGGAAGCTGGCATCGAACTCAAGGATATCGATGCAATCGCCTACACGACGGGTCCGGGCCTTATGGGACCGCTTCTGGTGGGAGCAAGCTTTGCAAAGGGCCTCGCCCGCGACTTGCAAATTCCGGCCTACGGCATGAACCACTTGGAAGGCCACTTGGCCGCCGCGTGGCTCACGCACCCCGAAATCGAGCCGCCGTTCCTGACGCTTACCGTTTCGGGCGGACATACGGAACTCGTGCTCGAAGAACCTGGCTTTAAGTACACCAGTATCGGCCGCACCCGCGACGATGCCGCCGGCGAGGCTTTCGACAAGTGCGGTAAGCTGCTAGGCCTCAAGTACCCCGCAGGTGCTACCATCAGCCGCCTCGGCAAAGACGGCAACCGCAAATTCGTGGATTTTCCGCGCGCCCTCCATGTGCACGACAACTGCGAATTTTCTTTCAGCGGCTTGAAAACGGCTGTACTGCGTTACACCGAAACGCACGACCCTGAATTCATTCAGAAGAACATCGGCGACATTTGCGCCTCCCTGGAAGATGCGATTGTCGATAGCCTCGTGACCAAGACGATTACCGCCCTTAAAAAGACCAAGATGAAGACTCTCGTGGTCGGCGGTGGCGTAAGTGCCAACGCATGGCTCCGCACACGCCTGCAAGATTACTGCGATAAGCACGGAATCATGTTCTGCATTCCGGAACGCAGCCTGAGCACCGACAACGGTGCCATGATTGCAGCCGCAGCCATTCGCCGCAAGCGTCAGGGCAAGTTGATTTCAGTCAACGAAGTCAAGCCCTGGATGCCGCTCGCCATTTAA
- a CDS encoding YbbR-like domain-containing protein, with protein sequence MGNIVLKITALIFGIALWFLVISQKDFQLSVSVPLNFVKLPETMAIASKPPHSLHITVEGKSWDLIRLNNIVNDPKQNSIAMVVDLQQAELGAKRIHLDSKNFVSAGFPDIHFVEPENQLLFVDLDIDTRITRNVPIKSVATFTAAQGYLIADEPAISPEELLVSGARNALTRIIDIPTDSSFFDTLHASQEFTIPLDFSNLPAFVSPSDSSVKISVNIQKMSSRTYDSIPVSLIGFFDRQVYSLEPKSLSVEITGGEQVLDSITAQNIELVMEYNRFAIEDADSLSPTVKLTLPAHINREMAIKAIQLKPEKVTLRKKETKPVATADSLEEVAP encoded by the coding sequence ATGGGAAACATCGTTCTAAAAATAACCGCACTGATATTTGGCATCGCCCTCTGGTTTCTTGTCATATCTCAAAAGGATTTCCAGCTTTCGGTGAGTGTCCCTTTGAACTTTGTTAAACTTCCCGAAACAATGGCGATTGCTTCGAAACCGCCCCACTCCCTGCACATTACCGTCGAAGGCAAGTCCTGGGATTTGATTCGTTTGAACAACATCGTGAACGATCCCAAACAAAATTCCATTGCCATGGTAGTAGACCTGCAGCAAGCCGAACTGGGTGCAAAGCGCATTCACCTGGACAGCAAGAACTTTGTTTCTGCAGGATTCCCGGACATTCACTTCGTGGAACCCGAAAATCAGCTTTTGTTCGTAGACCTCGATATTGATACCCGCATTACAAGAAACGTTCCCATTAAATCCGTCGCCACATTTACGGCGGCCCAAGGCTACCTGATTGCCGACGAGCCTGCGATTTCCCCTGAAGAGCTGTTGGTGTCCGGCGCACGCAACGCCCTTACCCGCATCATCGATATTCCGACCGATTCTTCTTTCTTTGACACCTTGCACGCCAGCCAGGAATTCACCATTCCGCTGGACTTCAGCAACCTGCCGGCATTCGTTTCGCCGAGCGATTCCTCGGTCAAGATTTCGGTGAACATCCAGAAGATGAGCAGCCGCACTTACGACAGTATCCCCGTAAGCCTCATCGGATTCTTCGACAGACAAGTTTATTCCCTGGAGCCCAAGAGCCTTTCCGTGGAAATCACGGGTGGCGAACAGGTACTTGACTCTATTACCGCCCAGAACATTGAATTGGTGATGGAATACAACCGATTCGCCATCGAAGACGCAGACAGTCTTTCTCCGACGGTGAAGCTCACGCTCCCGGCCCACATCAACCGCGAAATGGCAATCAAGGCTATCCAGCTGAAACCCGAAAAGGTGACGCTCCGCAAGAAAGAAACCAAGCCTGTCGCTACCGCGGACTCTCTCGAAGAGGTTGCACCATGA
- a CDS encoding ABC transporter permease — protein MRQHRTVILPSFATIFLCSLLLSASFTAFGAVMRILSMEKNLYALEAFLPESVGEDSLTVIQNRLEHTKFIDSVTFVSADSALADFRKHFSGEMLDLVEGNPIPPFFRVTLVEDHKNPATLIEVKNNLSRMDFFEEVQAPVQWVEKISAWKFRMLFWPICVSVLLLFTLSLIICNSVRLSLLSRRLLVENMKYAGGSHFFIEFPFVLQGAFQGVVGSGLAVILLAVVLNSVADAFPIVAANLTGLGSCLALVVLLVTALSGYFSYRTVRGFLSIKRNEQD, from the coding sequence ATGCGGCAACACCGTACGGTAATCCTTCCGTCGTTTGCCACAATCTTCCTGTGTTCCCTGCTTCTGTCGGCTTCCTTTACCGCTTTCGGGGCGGTGATGCGGATTCTTTCCATGGAAAAGAACCTGTATGCCCTTGAAGCCTTCCTGCCGGAATCTGTAGGCGAAGATTCTCTGACGGTCATCCAGAATCGCCTGGAACATACCAAGTTTATCGATTCGGTGACTTTTGTGAGCGCCGATTCCGCCTTAGCCGATTTCCGCAAGCATTTTTCGGGCGAAATGCTGGACCTTGTAGAAGGTAACCCCATTCCGCCGTTCTTCAGGGTCACCCTAGTTGAAGACCATAAAAATCCGGCCACCCTGATCGAAGTGAAAAACAATCTTTCCCGCATGGACTTTTTCGAAGAAGTGCAGGCTCCGGTGCAGTGGGTCGAAAAAATTTCGGCCTGGAAGTTCCGCATGCTGTTCTGGCCCATTTGCGTCAGTGTTCTGCTGCTGTTTACCCTTTCCTTGATTATCTGCAATTCCGTAAGGCTTTCGCTTCTTTCTCGCAGGCTCCTGGTCGAAAATATGAAGTATGCGGGCGGTAGCCATTTCTTTATCGAATTCCCGTTCGTACTGCAGGGAGCGTTCCAGGGTGTCGTGGGTAGCGGTCTTGCCGTTATTTTGCTCGCGGTCGTTTTAAACTCGGTGGCGGATGCGTTCCCCATTGTGGCTGCGAACCTGACTGGCCTTGGCTCTTGTCTTGCCTTAGTGGTCCTTCTGGTGACGGCTCTTTCGGGCTATTTCAGTTACCGTACGGTGCGCGGGTTCCTTTCGATCAAGCGCAATGAACAGGATTAA
- a CDS encoding murein hydrolase activator EnvC — translation MRLVVLLFCLLLGVGAENAYAKPAAKNTKSAPAKSAPAKKSTKATTKSASKSSATKKTDAQINEQKNALKKLESDLAKKRQELALLETEEKGVLNTISILDQNLNQTRTYLSELSKSEVMLERALVQLSADIDSLDRRIETRREAMKKRIRTLYVSGRNSEARVLYGLLTQQGNPDRQVYWVHHILNQDQQEVEVLQQLVQERDEKKQMESAHLDDLKQMRSKKAAEEKGLVSQMSGQEKMLMSLKHDQNMQRRALKEFEQNQKTMLALIKKLEEKRKKEIEQAKKDEAARKAKEKAGKDKKKDKKTPTKTVEKPKVTVAESVKGPKCTPLKGDVISNYGLQEHPVLHIMTRNLGVEIRGKRGAAVRAAAAGTVVMVAEIDGRGPSVIIEHEGGTYSVYGHLASIRVQEGKEVRNCEEIGEVGDVASLNGIKLYFQVSEGTQTVDPLQWLKQK, via the coding sequence ATGCGGCTTGTGGTTTTGCTTTTTTGCCTGTTGCTGGGGGTTGGCGCCGAAAACGCCTACGCTAAGCCTGCCGCAAAAAACACCAAGAGTGCTCCGGCAAAATCCGCTCCTGCCAAAAAATCGACGAAGGCCACGACAAAGTCTGCGTCCAAGTCTTCTGCGACAAAAAAGACTGACGCCCAGATTAACGAGCAGAAAAACGCCCTGAAAAAGTTGGAGTCGGACTTGGCTAAAAAACGCCAAGAGCTGGCGCTCCTCGAAACCGAAGAGAAAGGCGTGCTGAATACGATTTCGATTCTCGACCAGAACTTGAACCAGACCCGAACTTACCTCTCGGAACTCTCCAAGAGCGAAGTCATGCTGGAACGGGCTCTTGTACAACTTTCTGCAGACATTGATTCCTTGGACCGCAGAATCGAGACTCGCCGGGAAGCCATGAAAAAGCGAATCCGGACGCTCTATGTCAGCGGCCGCAACAGCGAGGCAAGAGTCCTATACGGCCTGCTTACGCAACAAGGGAACCCCGACCGCCAGGTGTATTGGGTGCACCATATTCTGAACCAGGACCAGCAAGAAGTAGAAGTCCTGCAACAGCTGGTGCAAGAACGGGATGAAAAGAAACAAATGGAATCGGCTCACTTGGACGATCTTAAACAGATGCGTTCCAAGAAGGCTGCCGAAGAAAAGGGCCTAGTTTCCCAGATGAGCGGCCAGGAAAAAATGCTCATGTCTTTGAAGCATGACCAGAACATGCAACGCCGCGCCCTGAAGGAATTCGAACAGAACCAGAAGACCATGCTGGCCCTTATCAAGAAGCTCGAAGAAAAGCGTAAAAAGGAAATCGAGCAGGCCAAGAAAGACGAGGCTGCTCGCAAGGCCAAGGAAAAAGCCGGCAAGGATAAAAAGAAGGACAAGAAGACTCCGACCAAGACGGTGGAAAAGCCGAAGGTCACCGTGGCTGAATCGGTAAAGGGCCCCAAGTGTACGCCGCTGAAGGGTGATGTCATCAGTAATTACGGTTTGCAGGAACATCCGGTGCTGCATATTATGACGCGTAACCTGGGCGTCGAAATCCGCGGAAAACGCGGCGCTGCCGTTCGTGCCGCCGCGGCGGGAACGGTGGTGATGGTGGCCGAAATTGACGGCCGCGGCCCCTCTGTCATTATTGAACATGAGGGTGGAACTTACTCCGTTTATGGTCACCTTGCGTCAATTCGTGTGCAAGAAGGCAAAGAAGTGCGAAATTGCGAAGAAATTGGTGAAGTGGGCGATGTTGCCTCTCTAAATGGAATTAAATTGTACTTCCAAGTGAGCGAGGGTACACAGACCGTGGACCCCTTGCAGTGGTTGAAACAGAAATGA